The following proteins come from a genomic window of Elusimicrobiaceae bacterium:
- a CDS encoding choloylglycine hydrolase family protein — MKKLTALLAAATFTAAAVSPASACTGISLTAKDGTRIQARTIEWSGYDLNAKLAVWPRGVKKTSYTPEGKNGLSWITRYGVVGATTVMDEFITEGINEKGLSAGIFFFSHYGSLAPYNPKKAKKSVSDAELVPWILTNFATVEEVLKNLKKIDIIPIAKPDENGNYNTGHWRIADASGRSVVLEITHKGERKIYENKVGVLTNSPDFAWHLGNLNNYINLMPGTVAEKTFGGADLFSLGSGSALLGIPGDFTPPSRFVRAFFWLHGSRTPIDKYGAITQAFHILNAFDIPIGAEFAPDQQIPAIPSATQVTCVSDTSDPAFYYRTMYNSQIRKVDLTKIDFTKVPYTVTSLDEEAKEQIKERSF, encoded by the coding sequence ATGAAAAAACTAACTGCCTTATTGGCCGCGGCAACGTTTACTGCTGCGGCAGTTTCTCCGGCTTCGGCCTGTACGGGAATTTCTTTGACCGCCAAAGACGGCACACGTATCCAAGCACGCACAATTGAGTGGAGCGGATATGATTTAAACGCGAAATTGGCCGTTTGGCCGCGCGGGGTGAAAAAAACGTCCTATACGCCTGAGGGAAAAAATGGCCTGAGTTGGATCACCCGCTACGGAGTGGTGGGGGCTACTACTGTAATGGACGAATTTATCACAGAAGGGATTAATGAAAAAGGTCTTTCGGCGGGTATTTTCTTCTTTTCGCACTATGGAAGTTTGGCTCCGTATAATCCTAAAAAAGCCAAAAAATCAGTGAGTGATGCAGAGCTTGTCCCATGGATACTTACTAATTTTGCCACAGTAGAGGAAGTGTTAAAAAATCTTAAGAAGATAGATATTATTCCTATCGCAAAACCGGACGAAAACGGCAATTACAACACCGGCCATTGGCGCATTGCAGATGCCAGCGGGCGAAGTGTAGTGTTGGAAATTACCCATAAAGGGGAACGTAAAATCTATGAAAACAAAGTGGGCGTGCTGACTAATTCTCCGGATTTTGCTTGGCATTTGGGCAATTTAAACAATTACATCAATCTTATGCCGGGCACTGTGGCGGAAAAAACATTCGGTGGGGCTGATTTATTTTCGTTGGGTTCCGGTTCGGCTCTCTTAGGTATACCGGGGGATTTTACACCTCCGTCTCGTTTTGTAAGGGCATTTTTTTGGTTGCATGGCTCTCGCACACCTATAGATAAATACGGGGCTATTACACAGGCTTTTCATATCTTAAATGCGTTTGATATCCCTATAGGGGCAGAGTTTGCTCCGGATCAACAAATTCCGGCTATACCCAGTGCAACACAGGTGACGTGTGTCAGCGATACCAGCGATCCTGCTTTTTATTATCGCACCATGTACAACTCTCAAATTCGCAAAGTAGATTTAACCAAAATCGACTTTACGAAAGTTCCTTATACGGTGACGTCGTTGGACGAAGAAGCAAAAGAACAAATAAAAGAGCGTAGTTTTTAG
- a CDS encoding outer membrane beta-barrel protein, with translation MKKLLLLFFFVLFCISSAFSYTANRSFEKNTHSFGINSGNLMFDIGLGGTFFATGASETNLKKSAFVMNIRGLYAVDENFHVGLEGIFGSGGIKGDPLPYGREYDSPNFYVEKDDNYHDTFAILLALRANLNPNDRARVYLPFGFGYMQKNQSTEYTAHSLIIPGYEHEFKEDKTLGRGVYAYSGLGLEYDLGSGFLTGIEARYGVFKCSGDYVTSISALIKIGFKL, from the coding sequence ATGAAAAAATTACTCCTGCTTTTCTTCTTTGTGCTTTTTTGTATTTCTTCAGCTTTTTCTTATACGGCAAACCGTTCTTTTGAGAAAAATACCCATTCTTTCGGAATAAACTCCGGCAACTTAATGTTTGATATTGGTTTAGGGGGGACCTTTTTTGCTACCGGTGCTTCAGAGACTAATTTGAAAAAAAGTGCTTTTGTGATGAACATACGTGGTCTTTATGCAGTAGACGAAAATTTTCACGTAGGATTGGAAGGTATCTTTGGCAGCGGAGGCATTAAAGGTGATCCTTTACCCTACGGAAGGGAGTATGATAGCCCTAATTTTTATGTTGAAAAAGACGACAACTACCATGATACTTTTGCAATTCTTCTTGCCTTGCGTGCAAACTTAAATCCTAACGATAGAGCCAGAGTTTATCTTCCCTTCGGTTTTGGTTATATGCAAAAAAACCAATCTACAGAGTACACGGCACATTCTCTTATTATCCCCGGTTATGAGCATGAGTTTAAAGAAGATAAAACACTAGGACGAGGCGTTTACGCTTACAGCGGTCTAGGGTTGGAATATGATTTAGGATCCGGTTTCTTAACCGGTATTGAGGCCAGATACGGCGTTTTTAAATGTAGCGGAGATTATGTCACAAGCATTTCCGCTTTAATAAAGATAGGTTTTAAATTATAA
- a CDS encoding DnaB-like helicase C-terminal domain-containing protein: MEYNTTAAFHTRKNNYNSSPIDLATKIHQFCLEDKSVDLWLFSGEVLGKSERKYCNLLSGKYSTHFTHCPSQMEILLFLGKISEMMADSSTVLQTIKRKNGWWMFNLCQYIKIKEDVEKSVSEDKEEKSFANTKRKTDPISSGFEQIDKITGGLKKGEVTLLASRPFKGKTSFALNILHHVCVQGGLATALFSLELPREAIFNKLLAISSRVEINKLINGSLNPQEYKKVMREMQKLTKSPFFIDDSVGILAGEIFSRSKELAENLQKQGKELKLIIIDYLQLIRQGQGPTKLLRKEELAKIVSLLKQMAKTLDVPVLLLSQMDRIDNDLPEDFVKSALQNR; this comes from the coding sequence AATACATCAATTTTGTTTGGAAGATAAATCGGTAGATTTATGGTTGTTCTCCGGCGAAGTTTTGGGAAAAAGCGAAAGAAAGTATTGCAATCTGCTTTCCGGAAAATACAGTACGCATTTTACGCATTGTCCAAGCCAAATGGAAATTTTGCTTTTTCTCGGAAAGATTAGCGAAATGATGGCGGATTCCTCTACCGTACTTCAGACCATCAAAAGGAAAAATGGTTGGTGGATGTTTAATTTATGCCAATATATCAAAATAAAAGAAGATGTTGAAAAGTCTGTATCGGAAGATAAAGAAGAAAAATCCTTTGCAAATACTAAGAGGAAAACGGATCCCATTTCCAGCGGTTTTGAGCAAATAGATAAGATAACAGGTGGTTTAAAGAAAGGAGAAGTCACCCTTTTGGCCAGTCGTCCCTTTAAGGGAAAAACTTCTTTCGCTCTTAATATACTACACCATGTATGCGTCCAAGGTGGGTTGGCAACAGCATTATTCTCGCTAGAATTACCAAGAGAGGCTATTTTTAATAAATTACTTGCTATATCTTCACGAGTGGAGATTAATAAATTGATAAACGGCTCTTTAAATCCTCAAGAGTATAAAAAGGTCATGCGTGAGATGCAAAAATTGACGAAAAGTCCCTTTTTTATTGATGACTCGGTTGGTATTCTTGCGGGAGAGATATTTTCCCGTTCCAAAGAACTAGCTGAAAACTTACAAAAGCAGGGCAAAGAACTGAAATTGATTATCATTGATTACTTGCAACTTATTAGGCAAGGGCAAGGGCCCACCAAACTCCTACGAAAGGAGGAATTGGCTAAAATTGTATCTTTGTTGAAGCAAATGGCGAAAACTCTTGATGTTCCCGTGCTTCTTTTAAGTCAAATGGATAGAATAGACAACGATTTACCGGAAGATTTTGTTAAATCTGCTTTGCAAAACAGATAA